TAAATTTTCTCATTTGTGCGAAGATTTTCCTGAGATCATGTGCATGATCTTGTGGGAGTTTGCTCTTAAcaagcatgtcgtctacgtatacctctagggttttgtgtatcCAACCGTCAAATATCttttccaccattctttggtaggtggcCCCTGCATTTTTTTACCCAAATGGCatcttggtgtagcagtatagGCCAAGAGGGGTGAAGAAAgcggtatgttcttgatcttcctcGACGAAGGGGATCTGGTTataaccagagtatccgtccatcaGAGATAGCAATCTGTATCCTGAGGTTGCTTTTACAAGCTGGTTTATGTTAGGGAGTGGGAAGCTGTCCTTGGGGCAAGCTTTATTAAGGTCGCTGAAGTCGATACAGATCCTTACTCCTCCGTTTTTCTTTGGCATGATCACCATGTTATATATCCATGTTGGGTAATGGACTTCTCTTATCACCCCTGAAGCTTCCATTCTCTTTAGCTCTTTTTGTATGGCTTCATGGTATTCTGGTGCCACTTTTCTCATTTTTTGCCGCATGGGCGTGTGCTTTGGTCAATTTTCAGATGATGACAGCACACTTCGGGGTCTATTCCTGGCATATCTTCCATACGCCACGCGAAGACGTCGTAATATTCCCTTAGAACCTGTATTagcttctcttcctcttctttgcTGAGGAGTGTCCCTATTTTTACCATACCCGGGTTTTCGGATGTTCTGATGTTGACTTCCTTGGTTGGCTCCGAGGCCGAGAAATTTGATTTTAATTCTCCTATATCTGAGAAGTTTTGTATGGGTCCCATGGGTGAGTCTGATGGGACGCTATTGTCCATTGCGAGTTCGTTGCCCGATCGTCTCGCCTCATTAGTTCTTGTTATGTAAGCATCGATTTCGGCCTGATTCTTGGCATTCTTAGCtcgttccttttttttctttggcaGAGTTTATTTTGTTCTCTCCGTATTGAACTTCTGTCTTGTATCAGCATTTTTCTTCAGCAATATCTCCAATGATTTCTGCCACTCCGTCAGGCGTAGGAAACCTTAGCCTTTGATGGTAAGTTGAGGCCACCCCTTTGATCCCGTGGACCCAGGATCGACCCATAATGGTTGTGTAAGGTGATAGTACATCTACCACGCAGAAGGTGGTTAGGGTGAGGATCTTTCCCACCCGAACTTCCAGCGTTATTTCACCTTTTGGGCGGGTTGATGACCCGTTGAAGCCAAATATGTTGTAATTGGAAGGGACGAGACATTCGTCTGTGAGACCCATTTGTTTAAATGTTTCATAGAATAAGATGTCCACCGAACTGCCATCATCGATCAAAATTCTGGGCATCGCCCATGAGAGTGCCTTGGTTTTTGTATCCTCGCCCCCGGGTTCAGAGAGGGCGATGGCCATCGTAACTACTAGTGGGTCGCTATGGTTTTGTCCTCCTTCTGGTGCTTCTGAGGCTGCAAAGATAATGAGAAGTTTCATCTATTCCTCCAGTTTGGGTTCTCTGGATGCACTGAAGACTTCGTCACCGTTGAAATTTCGTTTGTGAATTCGTCCTGTGATAATTTCTTCTCGGATGGGGGTGGCCATCGCCGAGTGTGAGATGATGGCGTTACAGTCTAAGTACCGTGTCTCGGGACAGGTATCCATATGATATATGGGTGCCCTAGAGGTCAGCGTCATACGATAAGTTCTAAGGTGCTCGATTGCATATCTTGTTCCTGTGAACGAGGGCGTGCACACCGGTGCGGAGTATTTTCTTGGGAGGGGTAATCTTAATAGATTTTCGGATAAGGGGAATTGTCCTGCTTCTTGCATGACTACTGCCAATTTCGTAATCTCCTGCTTCCCTGTATCTTCACTATACATTGTCTCGAGTCGGTTGACTCGGACTTGGAGTTCGTCCCCATCTTGCCTGGTTTCGGCCTTCTTTCTCCTTCCCATAGCTCTCTCTGGCAATAAAGATGGTTCATGGGGGGCAATGCCTTGATCGCCCGGAGTCCTCGTTCAAGTGTTCAACGTATGACACAACCTTAGAGAGAGTTGACCTCGAGTTCTCCCCTCTCTTTGGGTTTATGGCTGCGAGATTCTCGGTCTCATAGTCAATATTTACTTCGTCGATTCGATTCTTGTTTCGTTTATGTTTGGGATCAACATCTGATGACCCTTCGGGTAGGCTACCCTTGTGGTCGGACACACCTCTACTTCCCATAGGAAATCGATCCGTTGTTTCCTCGTTCGAGGTGTCAGGGATGTTAATTCGTTCGTCGTCTTGCAGATGATCAAAAGGGTTTTCCTCATTCGGGATTTCTTCAATGA
Above is a genomic segment from Papaver somniferum cultivar HN1 chromosome 10, ASM357369v1, whole genome shotgun sequence containing:
- the LOC113316760 gene encoding uncharacterized protein LOC113316760 is translated as MKLLIIFAASEAPEGGQNHSDPLVVTMAIALSEPGGEDTKTKALSWAMPRILIDDGSSVDILFYETFKQMGLTDECLVPSNYNIFGFNGSSTRPKGEITLEVRVGKILTLTTFCVVDVLSPYTTIMGRSWVHGIKGVASTYHQRLRFPTPDGVAEIIGDIAEEKC